The genomic DNA ATCCTGAGATTCTGTTCCACCTGCTCCACTGTTAATACTTAAAATAGCCGAGCTTGCATCCATCTCACCACTAAGCATACGCTTAAACTCTAAATCGGTTACTGTTTTTTCAACTTTTTTGAATAAGCTTTGTGCTTCTGCTAACATTTGAGCATCACCATCAGCCATATCAACAAAGTCTATGGCATCTTGAATATTCTGTTGCAGCTGATCAAAGGTTCTAACGGTTGTTTCATGACGGCTGCTTTTTTGCTGAATTTTTGCAGCTTTATCGGCATCATCCCAAAAACCCTCTTCTGACATTTGTTGCGCAAGTTCTTTTAGTTCGAGTTTTAACTGATTAACTTTAAAAATCTCTGCTAAAATCTTAATTTTACTTTGCAATGCTTCTAGATCTTGCTTCATAGCCCAAGCTTATACACGATTCCACAACAATACACACGCCAGTAAAATACTGGCGTTTTTTTTTAACTAGTCCAACTGGTTTTTTCGAGTTTGTTTAATTTTTTTTCTAAACGGTTAAGCGTTTTTTCTACAGTGCTTACTTCTTTGCTTAAAGCTTTACTCAACTGCGTAGAGGCTTGTTTTAAAGAATGCTCAACTCTAGAGCCTAACAAAGCTTTACTCCTCTGAGCTCTAGCTTTTACCGCAACTTTTAAATTATTTAATTCGGTTTCTGATAGTTTTTTAACCCGTCCAACTTCATCAATAGATTGATAAACTTGTTTTTCAATATTGGTAGACAAACCATTGGTCATACTCTGGGTTAACTGAATCAAGTTAGAAAATGTATCCATTTTTTGCTGACTTTTTTTATTGTTTTTCCCCCCAGAATAACGAACACTTTGCATGACTCTATGGCTCCTTTTTTTATTTTTTTGAACAATCGGTGTTAATACCGTGATATTAATAACTTAAACGCTAACCGATTTAACGCAAAAGGGCAATCATTTCATATTTTTTTTAAATTATACACCTTGTAAAAACATTATGCTCTAAGCAACTCTCATTATTATCAGACAGCTTTATTTTCCTGAATCACAATACTATCTTCGACTCTAGAATCTTCAAACCTTCATCATCAATATGTTGCTTTAAATCATGTAAAGCTTTTTGTTTTTTTGATAAATCGTTAATTCCGCAAATAAAAGATCCATTGCAGTAATAAAGTCTATAAAAAAAGGGATTCCCCTAAGATATAAAAATGTTGAATCTGTAATTTTTAGATGTTTGTAAACACCGAGCATATCCAGAAAATACTTCCATGCTCGATTGTACTCTTTAAATTGAATCAAATAGCGCATAAAATTATATGTTAGTGATGCCAGATTAATCTGATCCGTGTCAGGTGGGGCTGTTCTATTATCTACTTCATCATTCCAAGCTTTGACTACATTTATAAATTTCTCTTCTGCATCATCAAATTTTTTCAAATATATTAAACAGACTACAGCATTAAAACAATCTATAGATTTTTTAGACCTAATAAACACTTCTTGAAATAATTTAGAGGCAACCTGATACTCTTTTGTTTCAAAGGCTTCTAAGGCTTTTTTTATTAAATCATCTTCTAAAATCAACTTCATATCTCCATAAATAACTTGATCACTCAAAACAAATTTATTTTATCATTAATATTTATGAACTTTATATCATTGCTATAAAATATCCGCGATCCGCAACTGTATATTTTCATAGCCTTGCCAAACATTAATTTCTGGGCGTGCAATAATATCAAACTCATGTTGTTGGCTAGACAAAGATTCAAACTGTTGCCAAAAATCAAAACCAATACAGTCTATGACTTGTCCCTGATTTTCTATTTTAAATTTTAAATGCTTGTTAGATAAGCAACGAACATCAATGGGTTTTACAGTAAACTTAAATAAAGGTTCTTCATGCCCCATACCAAAAGGCCCTAAGTGATTTAACGCTTCTATCAAATCTTTTTTTATAAATTCGTGTTCTAAAACTCCATCATATAACTTTTGAACAATACCTGTATTGGCTTGTTTTTTCATAAACTGCTGACAAGAACTTAAAAACATTGAAAAGTTTTGCATGGCAACACTACCTCCGCCTGCTTGCTTATGTCCTCCATATTGCAACATATGATCTTTTGCATGCTCAAACAAGTCCATCAAATTAAATCCAGAAAAGCTTCTTGCAGAACCTTTGGCAATCTCTCCATCTTCATAAAAAACTATAGCAGGCATAGCAAACTCTTGACTCAACTGTTGTGCAACCAAGCCATTAATTCCTGGATGAAAATCTTTACTACATAAAACAATGCAGCGTTCACCCAAAGATATTTGCCTACGCGCCATATCTTTAGCATTGCTTAAAATGGTCTTTTGTAAACTTTTTCTTTGTGTATTATATGTCTCAAGTTTTGTAGCCAGTTCTGTAGCTTGAATAACATCCTGAGCCAGCAATGTCTCTAGAGCAACATCAGCATAACCTAAACGCGCCGCAGCATTGATTCTGGGAGCTAGCTTGAAACCAACATCTTCACTTAACAATTTTGCCCCTGTAGAAATACCCGCGCAATTTCTCATAGCAACAATACCTGGTTTTTGACTTTTACTTAACTGTCTCAAGCCTTCTTTAACAAACAAACGATTTAAACCTTTTAATGGTGTTAAGTCTGCTATGGTTCCCAAGGCCACAATATCCAATAACTGTTTTAGATTAGGTTCATCTTTTTGATCAAAATAGTGTTTTTCGCGCAAGGCTGATCTAATACCAACACACAACATAAAAGCCACCCCAACGCCGGCCAAGTTTTGATACTCAATATTTTGCGCCAATTGCGGGTTAACAATAATACAGTCAGCGTCAACAGAATCTCCTGCTTGATGGTGGTCTGTGATAATCACATCAATACCAGCTGCTCTAAACTGTTCTATTTCCTCTTTATTAGAAGAACCACAATCACAGGTTATAACCAAATCACATGCTTCTTCTTGAGCAATTTTCAAAGCATTCAAGGACAAGCCATGCCCTTCTTTTAATCTATTTGGAACAAAAGGAACAACCTCAACATTTAAAGATCTAAAAAAATGAGTCAATAAGGCGCATGAACTAATTCCATCCGCGTCAAAATCACCATGAATTAAAAATTTTTTTTCTTTGATCACAGCCGCAGCAATTGCTTGCGCTGCTTGTTCTAAACCAACAATCCCTAAAGGGGATAACATGTGTTGTAAGTTAGGGTCTATATAAAGATCAATATTATCGTCTTTGCTCAAACGATTGGCTGCAACCCTTGCTGCCGCAAGCGGCAGGTCAGTTTTACTTAAAATGCTGTCTAAAACACTTTGATTAACTTGCCGTTCTTGCCAATGGTATTTGGCCATAAAAACCTTAACGCGTTGCTTTTCTTTTTTGAAAATATTTATAAAAATAAATTGTTAATGGTGAAGCTATAAAAATTGTTGAATAGGTTCCAACAACAACTCCAATCGTAAAAGAAAGCGCAAAATTTTCAGTAATCGGACCACCAAAATAGAGCAAAGCAATGGCTGCCAAAAATAATGTGCCAGAAGTAAGCAAGGTACGACTCAAGGTTTCATTAACACTTACATTTACAATGTCTTCAAACTTTTTACCTTTCATGGTCTGTAAGTTTTCTCTCACTCTATCATAAACCACAATGGTATCATTGATTGAAAAACCAACAATGGTCAGGACAGCCGCCACAATTGATAAATCAAACTGTAATTGAAATAATGAAAAAATACCCAATACAAACAAAGCATCATGAACCAAGGCTAAAATTGCCCCTGGAGCAAACTCCAAATCAAATCTAAACCAGATATAAATCAAAATAAGCATAATAGAGAATAGTACAGATCCAATGGCTTGGTTTCGCAACTCTCTTCCAACTTTAGCGCCTACACTTTCGATTTGCAAAACCTCTACATCATCTTTATTTGTTACTGAAGCGGCAAGGCCATCTAAAACTCGTTTTGAAGTTCCAGCAAACTGTACCATCCACTCTTGTTGATCTAAAGAGCCATAAGCTGTAACCGAAGCTACATGCAGCTCTTCAATTCCTAAATCATTGAATTGATTCTTAAGCTCTTCTGGGTCAGAAATACCGCTTCCAAAGACATAGACTCGTTCTTGACCAAATCTTAGCTTTAGATCCTTTGGGTTACCTAAAGCTTGCGAGATGGTTCCACTGTAAGTGCTGTAATCAACCTCTTCTGGTGGTATTCTGATTAAAAACTCCTGACCCCCTTGTTCTCCAAAATCTTGGACACTAGCATTGGACAAGCCCAGTGGCTCTAAAATACTTCTAATTTTTGCAGCATCCATTTCTTGATTAAAACGCACATGCATTTGCGTTCCACCTTTAAAATCAACTCCGTAATTAAGTCCTCGCGTCATCAACAAAAATGCGCACGAAATCAAAATCACAACACTAACCCATAAGGTTACTTTTGAAACTTTTACAAAAGGAACTCGGGGCCTAAGTGGAACTAAACGAAAAAAGCCTAAATTTTTTGGACTCTCTGCTGACGCGCTCATATCGATAACCTCTTGGGTTGAAATTTATTTAAAATCCATTCAAAGAACAAACGTGTAAAGGTTAAAGCCGTAAAATAGTTGGCAATTAGACCAAAGATCAATGTGATTGCAAAACCTTTGATTGGGCCACTTCCAAAATACCATAAAATAACAGCTGTAATCACTGTGGTAATGTTAGAATCTACAATAGTAATATGCGCTCTTTCATAACCTTGTGCAACTGCATCTCTAATACTTTTACCATTAAGCAGTTCTTCTCTAATTCTTTCATAAATAATAACATTTGCATCCACCGCCATACCAATGGATATCAAAATGCCTGCAATACCTGGTAAAGTCAGTGTTCCATTAATCATAGCCAAGCAAGCTAAAATAAATGTTATATTGATAATTAAAGCTGCATTGGCGGCTAAACCAGATAACTTGTAATAAATTGCCATAAAAACTACCACTAAAATTACACCCAGAACAATCGCATTAAAACCATGTTCAATAGAGTCTCTTCCTAACGAAGGTCCTACTGATCTTGTTTCTAAAATTTCGACCGGTGCGGGTAATGCTCCAGCTCTTAAAATAACGGCCAAGTCTTTAGCTTCAGCAAAGGTTTCGCTTCTAGATTTAATTGATCCAAATGTTATCCTTGGTTTGCCATCACTGATGCGACCTTGCAGAACCGGATCAGAATAAACTTTGTTATCTAAAACAATGGCCATTCTTCTACCCACATTTTTACCGCTGATTTCGTCCAGAAGTTGTGTGCCTGCCATATTGTATCTTAAATGAACTTCTGGCCAGTTATTCTCATCAAAACCTATTTGAGCATGATCCAACATTTCACCTGTAATTTTTTTATCTGTTTGAACTAAAATTGGGGTTGTAATATTACCTGCCAAACCTGAAGACTCATTATCCTTAAATAAAAGACGGCGATTATCCGGCAATCTATTGTTTAAAAAACGGTTCAACGATCTGATATCATAGCCGGGCTCAAGTGTTTCATCCGCTTCTTTAACCCACTCCTCTAAAGTTGCTTGAGAAAAACTATCGTCATCAACAATCATAAAAGACAACTGCGCAGTCTGCCCCAAAACTGACTTTGCGCGCTGGGGATCTTCTAATCCAGGCAATTGAACAACGATTCTATCACTGCCTTGAGCTTGGATAGAAGGTTCAGTCACACCAAATTCATCAATACGGTTTCTCAATGTTTCTAAAGCTTGAGAAATAGTCTGCTTTTCAATTTGTCCTTTTCTTTCAGAACTAATCTGAACTTCAAATGTACCTTCTGCAGCAGACGCATTACGAACATCTAAAACTGTCTGTCCTGGCGCGTTTATACGGCTGTAAAAAATATCTTCAAATTTATCAAAATCGCTTGGATTATTCAGTTTAATTTTAATGATTGAACTGTTAAAGTCTCTGCTTACCGATTCATAAAGAATATTTTCACGGTCTAAAAGTTCTTTTATTTCTGTGGCATAATTTTCTGCTTCATCAAGAAGAACACGGTTTACATCCACACCCAAAACCATATGAATACCACCTTGTAAATCAAGACCTAAGTTGATTTTTGATTTTGGTAAATAGGATTTATACTGTTCTAAAGTGGTTTCACTTAAAAAGCTTGGCAAAACAAAATAAATGGCCAATAAAGTTGTAAGTGCTGCAACACTTGCCTTCCATTTCCATGCACTGGACATTTTCATTGTGATTGATCTCCTTTTTTAGCAAATGCTTGTGGGGAATAGTTGGCCGCCACAGCTGATCTTAAAACTTTAATCTTAGTATTTTGCGCAATTTCTAGGCTAATAACACTTTCAGTTACACCTGTAATTTTGCCAATAATACCGTTTTGCAAAATCACTTCATCCCCTTTTTTTAGACTCTCAAGGTACTTTTTATGCTGATCTTCACGTTTTCTTTGTGGCCTAATTAAAATGAAGTAAAAAATCACAAAAACCATGAGCATAGGGAACATAGCTGAAAAAATATTACCAGAATCTGCTGCCTGTTGACCGTTAGAGGCCATTGCGTAAACATTTGAAATCATAGTCGCACTCTTACCTTAGGCTTGAAGTAGGGTCAATTTTTCTTTAAGATCTTTTGCTATACATGTCATTTTTCAGCGCTAAGCCTATATATCAGTTAGAACTTTTCCATTTTGCTAGATAATCTCGTTTAAATTCTACAAACCTATCCTCAAAGATAGCTTCTCGAATTTTTTGCATCAAACTCAGATAATAATGAATGTTATGAATGGTATTTAAACGTATACCTAAAACTTCTTTGCATCGATGAAGATGATGCAAATAAGCTAAACTATGATTTTGACAGGTGTAACACTTACAGTTTATACTTATAGGCTCGTCCATCAAGGCATACTGTTTTTTTTTGATCATGATTTGACCATAATCTGTAAACAAATTGCCATTTCTAGCATTGCGGGTGGGCATCACACAGTCAAACATATCCACGCCCCTATCTACAGCTTCTATAATATCAATAGGCGTACCCACTCCCATCAAATATCTTGGTTTATCAGAAGGTAAAATCTCTGTGACCACATCAACACTCTCATACATCAAGGGTTTTGCTTCTCCTACACTTAACCCCCCTATAGAATAACCAAAGCAATCTCTCTGTATGGTCTCTTGGGCACTGAACTTTCTCAACTCAGGATCCGTGCCACCTTGGACAATACCAAACATTCTTTGATAATCCTGCAAAGGAACGGTTAAGGCTCTGTCCAACCATCTTAATGTTCTTTGCACTGATTCAATGATTTTACTTTTTTCAGTAGGAAGCTCAATACACTGATCCAATGGCATAACAATATCTGAGCCAAGTTTTTTTTGGGTTATAGTTACACTTTCAGGTGTAAAAAATATCTTACTGCCATCATGATGAGATCTAAACTCAACCCCTTCTTCACTTATTTTATTCAAGGCAGATAAACTAAACACTTGAAACCCACCGCTGTCTGTTAAAATACTCCTATCCCAATTCATAAAGCTATGCAGCCCACCTAAAGCCTTTACGGTATCTTCCCCAGGCTTTAAATAATTATGATAAGTATTGGATAAAATAATTTGTGCTCCACATGTTTTTAACTCATCTTGGGATAAAGTTTTAACCGTTGCATTGGTCCCTACGGGCATAAAAACTGGTGTTGCAATCTCGCTGTGTTTTGTTGTTAATGTGGCGACCCTGGCTTTACCAGCTTTAGCTGTTTTTATTAGTTTAAAATCCATAATCGTTTTTAATGCTGAATTAACATGCAATCACCATAGCTGTAAAACATATACTGTTTTTTAATGGCCTCTTGGTACAATTGCATGAGCTTGTTTTGTTGATCATCATTGATAAAAGCCGAAACCAAATGCAGCAAGGAAGTCTGCGGAAAATGAAAATTGGTGAGTAAAGCAGTAGCAACAGGGCTTTGCCATGGATAATGAATAAATAAATCACACACACCCTCAACATCCTCTTCAGGCATCCCCAATTCATACCACCATTGTAAACTTCTAATACATGTTGTACCTACGGCTAAGATTTGTTTACGTGCCGCTTTGGCTTTTAAAAGTGAGCTTGCTGCTTGTTTAGACACAAAAACACGCTCTTCATGCAATTTACCTTCAGCCCAATTTTTTTCACTTAAGGGCTGGAATGTCCCCCAACCCACATCCAACTGAATCTTAACCAACTCTACACCTTTATCTTCTAAAGTTTTTAAAACCTTATCGGTAAAATGTAAGCCTGCTGTTGGCGCTGCTACCGCACCGCCTTTTTCTGCAAAAGTTGTTTGATACCCCTCTTCATCAAGAAGACTGTCTTCACTTTCATCATAATGTTTACGCATTTTTCTAATATACGGTGGAATGGGTAGTTTGCCGTATTCAAGCATCAAAGCTCTAACATCAGTAAAACTTTTATTGATTTCAACAAGGGCTAAACCGTTCTCTAATTTTTCAAGTATTTTAAAATCAAATTGACCTTGCTCATAAACAAGCATAGGTTTTGTTTTTCTACCAGAAACAATGGCTTCCCAAGTAGATGAAATTTGATGTTTAGATAAGCATTTAAGTAAGACCAGTTCTTCTAATTTAGATTTGTATTGCCAAGTAAACCTTGCTTTTAAAACTTTGGCATTGTTAATTAAACATACATCGCCTTTATCAAAAAACTGGGCAATCTGACTGACTTTTTTATGCTCTATTTGGTCTTTGTTAACCTGATAACACAACATTCTTGCCGAAGCTCTATCGTTTTTTGCTTGCCTTGCAATAAGTTCCTGAGGTAACTCAAAATTAAAATTGATGTCTTTTTTCACACTTCTACCTAGCAAAATGATAGTTTAAAACTTATGTTTTTTTCAATTTAAAAGTTTTGCCAGTCAGTTGCGAAAGCTTAGCATGAACCAACTGCATATCTTCCCAGACATATTTCTTGGCGCTAGGGTTACGTAATAAATATGCAGGATGATAGGTTGGCATCAATGCAATGCCTTCATACTCAGCAAATTGGCCTCTTAATTTTGATATGGGTGTCTCGGTTTTTAGCAAGGTATGTGCAGCAAACTTACCCACACAACAAATAACCTTTGGTTGTATGCTTTGAATCTGTTTAATTAAAAATGGTTCGCATTGTTCTATTTCTTCTGGCTCAGGGTTTCTATTTTCAGGCGGCCGACATTTAATGATGTTGGCAATATATATTTCTTCTCTACTTAAACCAATGGCTTCAATTATTTTTGTTAATAATTGCCCAGCTCTTCCTACAAAAGGTTCCCCTTTAATATCTTCATCTCTTCCAGGTGCTTCCCCTACAATCATTAAATCTGCGTTCTTATTACCTACGCCAAATACAATGTTTTTTCTAGTTGAATGCAGTTGACACCGTTGACAATTGCCCAACTCTTGATAAACATTCTCAAGAGTTTTGACTTCTTTTGCAGAGGTCTCCTTATTTGATGCAACTGTTTTATTTTTTATAGTTGGAGTACTTTTATTACTGCTTTGATGATTTTTTGTCTTATCTAACTCTAGCATAAGATGATTTTGCCCTCTTCTCTTTATATCTTTTAAAAAGCTTTCAATATATTCCAACTCTATTGCCATAAAACCTATATATGGTTTTTTATCGTGAAGGGCAACAATCAAAATAAAAACCCTTTTAAACTAATAATTCAGTGATCTATAAAAGGCTCTACCTTTATAAATTATTTGGAAAATCACTAAACAAGCCATTGAAAACAATAGACTATAAATATAAAGGTGATCATCAAATTTAACTTCATGAACTCCAAATTTATCTATTTCATTTAAAAGCTGTAAAAAGTAAATGTTTAAGCTATGCAATTGTTGACTAAAAAATTCAATTAAATAGGCTGTGTCTAGTAAAACAATCAATAGCGTAAAGATGCAGTATATTGCTAAAATAACAGAAAACATTGGGATAAGCAGAAGATTAATAAGCCAAGCCATAGGGTTTAATGTGGAAAAAATAAAACCGGTTAAAATCTGACTCAAAGAAAAAATTCCTAACGATAGCTTAAGTGATAGATAATATGACTTACCCTTTTGATAAAACAATAAAATAGCGCCAACACAGGTAAATGAATAATAAAATGATAGTGTCCGAACTTGCTCTTGATCAAATAAAAACAAAGCCAAGGCTGAACAAAAAAGCACACTCCATCCTGAACAGATAACCCCTAAGTTATGCATAACTTTTCCTAAAATAATAAACAAATACGCCCGTTGAGCAGAAACAGGAAAATTAATCAAACATAAATATGCTCCCCCTATAACAATAGATAACAATGAATCAACCAGATCAACACGCACTCTTCGAATGAAATAAATACTATAAAAAATCAATTTCAAAATACAATTTTTTATAAACAAAACAATCAAGGCAAAATGTATCCCAGAAACAACCAATAAATGACCGATTCCCAAACGCCGAAATACTGTTTTCAGATCATTAGAAATATAATGTTTATTTGCAAAAATACTTGCTTGAACTAAAGAAAAATCTGTCTCAGATAGAAACCTTAATTTATAAGCAATAGCGTTATACATGTCATTTAAGACTGGTTTTTTAGAATTATTTAAGTCAAACCATTGTTTTACATAAACTTTAATTTTATTGCTTTTGTTCACATAAAGCTTTCCAACAATGATTTTCTTTGTCCCAAGATCAGGGATACGGATGGATGGAAAATAAAGTGTCGCTTTGATTTTATGTTGGGTTATACATTTATCAAAAATTTCAGATGAAATACTTGTAAGGTCTGAACTAGAATACAAAATTTTATTTAACTTAGCTTCTGTGACTATATCGTATTTACCAGGTTTATATTCACATGATAACACGCTTTGATTTTGTTTTTTTACCAAAACAAAAAGCAGACTTAAAATTAAAACAACAATGATAGGTAAACAATATTGGAGACACCACTTTATCACAAACAAGAAATAGCATGTATTATGCCAGAATTATGATTTATCACTTTGATTGTTTGCATTAAAAAAGTCATAAACCATTTTTGCTGCTTTACTCCCTAAAGACTCAACTTGCATTAAAGCGTCAAGGTCAGCATTTTGAATATTTTTAAGGCTTTTAAAATGCTGCAACAATAGCTTTTGTTTTTTTGGACCAATTGTAGGAATTTTTGACAAATCACTTTTTAAAGTAGTTTTGTTACGTTTTTTTCTGTGATTTTTTAAACCAAAGCGATGCGCTTCATCACGAATGCTTTGCAATAGGTTGGCCATTTTAGACCCTGGTTTTAAAATAATTGGATTTTTTTGATTGGGAATAAATATTCTTTCTGGAGCATTGTTTTTTCCTTGACTGGTTTTCCATTCTTTTTCTTTTGCAATTGCAATAACATCAATATGGTCAATTCCCAGATCATTCATTATTTTTAATGCCTGAGACATCTGTCCTTTACCACCATCAATTAAAATTAAATCTGGATCACTTTCACCATCAAGTTTTGATAAACGACGTTTAAAAACTTCAAACATCATGGCAAAATCATTTGAGTATTGACTTTCTTTTACATTATAAAAGCGATACTGACTTTTATCCGCTTCGCCATCTACAAAAACGACCTTTGATCCAATAGATGCAGAACCATGAAATGTAGAAATATCATAACCTTCAATTTTCTTTGGATAGTTTTTCAGTCTAAATTTACGTTCAATCTCTTGTAAAACCTCAACATTGCTTTGACTTTTGCGCTTTTTTTCTAAGAAAATAATTTTAGCATTTTTTTTTGTCATCTCTAACAGCTGATTCATTTGCCCTTTTTGAGGCACCTGCACACTCACTTTACTCCCTTTTAAATCTGACATTGCACTGGCATAAACATCTTGATCGGCGACTGATCTTTCTATGAAAACTTTTTGTGGATATTGTTCATAATCATTATTATCTGATAAGTAATAAGATCCAAAAAACGCTCCCAGTATCTCTTCATAAAATTGAATTGATTCTTCATATAAAAAATCCAATGTATTACTGATACGACCTTGTCGCATTGATATCACTTTAACAACACTTGCAGTTTCATCTCCAAACACTGCAATAAAATCTATGTTTTTATGTGGATGCTTATGATCAATTGCTTGAGGTTTTAATGTTTTTTCTATTGCTGACAATTTATCTCTATAGATTGCTGCTTGTTCATATTCAAAGGCTTTAGATGCTTGATTCATCTTTTCTGACAAATGATTAATAAGTGAGTCCTTGTTTCCTTTTAAAAATTTTTTTGCATCAATTACATCTTTTAAATAATCTGAATCATTAATATAACTCACACATGGCGCTGAACATCTTTTAATTTGATATCTCAAACAAGGTCGTTTTCTTTGTTTAAAAAAATAATCTGTACAATCTCTAATTTTAAAAATTTTTTGAACTTCCTTTAATGTTTCTCTTACTGATTTAGCGGAAGAATATGGACCAAAGTATTCACCATCACCTTTTTTAATTTTTCTGGTAATGTAGAGTCGTGGGAAATGATGTCCACTCATTTTCAAACTGACATAGGATTTGTCATCTTTTAAATCTATATTATACTTTGGCCTATGACTTTTAATCAATGAACTCTCAAGTAAAAGTGCTTCTTTTTCGGTTTCAGTCACCAGCCAATCAATATGACTTACTTTAGGAATAAATATTTTAACGGATGGTCGCTCATCAGAGTAGGCATTGACATAGGACTTTAATCGGTCAATCAATTTATTGGCTTTACCAATATATAAAATCTTACCGGTAGAATCCTTCATTATATAAACACCTGGCAGGTAAGGTGCTCTTTTAATTAAGTCAACAACTGACTTTTTCATTAAAGTTTTCTTATATTCAATCTTCTTTGTCATGGGTTAATCAAAGTAATCAACAACTGAATCATATTGCCCACTTTCATCAATATCAATAATGAATTGATCATTAAAGGTTTGACCTACAGCAGTCACACTATTTTCATCAACTAACACTGGTTTGTAGTTTAGCTTGGGCTTTTGACAAGATAA from Oligoflexia bacterium includes the following:
- a CDS encoding uracil-DNA glycosylase; the protein is MAIELEYIESFLKDIKRRGQNHLMLELDKTKNHQSSNKSTPTIKNKTVASNKETSAKEVKTLENVYQELGNCQRCQLHSTRKNIVFGVGNKNADLMIVGEAPGRDEDIKGEPFVGRAGQLLTKIIEAIGLSREEIYIANIIKCRPPENRNPEPEEIEQCEPFLIKQIQSIQPKVICCVGKFAAHTLLKTETPISKLRGQFAEYEGIALMPTYHPAYLLRNPSAKKYVWEDMQLVHAKLSQLTGKTFKLKKT
- a CDS encoding ComEC/Rec2 family competence protein; the protein is MLSCEYKPGKYDIVTEAKLNKILYSSSDLTSISSEIFDKCITQHKIKATLYFPSIRIPDLGTKKIIVGKLYVNKSNKIKVYVKQWFDLNNSKKPVLNDMYNAIAYKLRFLSETDFSLVQASIFANKHYISNDLKTVFRRLGIGHLLVVSGIHFALIVLFIKNCILKLIFYSIYFIRRVRVDLVDSLLSIVIGGAYLCLINFPVSAQRAYLFIILGKVMHNLGVICSGWSVLFCSALALFLFDQEQVRTLSFYYSFTCVGAILLFYQKGKSYYLSLKLSLGIFSLSQILTGFIFSTLNPMAWLINLLLIPMFSVILAIYCIFTLLIVLLDTAYLIEFFSQQLHSLNIYFLQLLNEIDKFGVHEVKFDDHLYIYSLLFSMACLVIFQIIYKGRAFYRSLNY
- the uvrC gene encoding excinuclease ABC subunit UvrC; its protein translation is MKKSVVDLIKRAPYLPGVYIMKDSTGKILYIGKANKLIDRLKSYVNAYSDERPSVKIFIPKVSHIDWLVTETEKEALLLESSLIKSHRPKYNIDLKDDKSYVSLKMSGHHFPRLYITRKIKKGDGEYFGPYSSAKSVRETLKEVQKIFKIRDCTDYFFKQRKRPCLRYQIKRCSAPCVSYINDSDYLKDVIDAKKFLKGNKDSLINHLSEKMNQASKAFEYEQAAIYRDKLSAIEKTLKPQAIDHKHPHKNIDFIAVFGDETASVVKVISMRQGRISNTLDFLYEESIQFYEEILGAFFGSYYLSDNNDYEQYPQKVFIERSVADQDVYASAMSDLKGSKVSVQVPQKGQMNQLLEMTKKNAKIIFLEKKRKSQSNVEVLQEIERKFRLKNYPKKIEGYDISTFHGSASIGSKVVFVDGEADKSQYRFYNVKESQYSNDFAMMFEVFKRRLSKLDGESDPDLILIDGGKGQMSQALKIMNDLGIDHIDVIAIAKEKEWKTSQGKNNAPERIFIPNQKNPIILKPGSKMANLLQSIRDEAHRFGLKNHRKKRNKTTLKSDLSKIPTIGPKKQKLLLQHFKSLKNIQNADLDALMQVESLGSKAAKMVYDFFNANNQSDKS